From the genome of Acidimicrobiia bacterium:
CCGAGGCTGATGTTGTTCTGCATCCCGAGCTTGATGCGCGCGAGGGAGTTGGTGATCTTCCGCGTGACGAACTCGAGCCCGCGCCGCGGCGACTCGTGGTTGAACAGGATGCCCGAGCTCGCGTGGAGCCCGTACGCCTCGCGGTAGTTCACCGTGATGTGGTGGCCGAAGACCTTGGCGACGCCGTACGGCGAGCGCGGGTGGAACGGTGTCATCTCGTTCTGCGGCGTCTCGCGCACCTTGCCGAACATCTCCGACGACGACGCCTGGTAGAAGCGGATCGGGTTGCGGTCGGTGCCGCCCACGATGCGCACCGCCTCGAGCATGCGCAACACGCCCAGCCCGGTGATCTCCGCGGTCAGATCGGCCTGCTTGAAGGACAGCTGCACGAAGCTGATCGCGCCGAGGTTGTAGACCTCGTCCGGCTGGACCTGCTCGACGAGCGCGATGAGCGACGACAGGTCGCGCAGGTCACCCTCCACGAGCTCGAGGGACGGGTTCTCGTCCTGCACGAGCTGCGCCTTCGGGTTGTTCTGGCCGCGGACCACGCCGAAGACCTGGTAGCCCTTGCCCGTCAGGAAGTCCGACAGGTAGCGGCCGTCCTGACCCGTGATCCCCGTGATGAGCGCGCGCTTCATGCGTTCCCCTGTCGAGCTCGCGAACGGCTCACGCTAGTCGCCGGGTGGCGGCCATCCGGGGTCGAGTTGGCGCAGGAAATCGGCGCAACGTTGCTCCTCGTCGGTCTCGCCGATCGCACCCGCGGCGCGCCGCAGGCCGTCGAGCGAACGCAGGAACCCGCGGTTGGTCTCGTGGTCCCAGCGCACGTACCCGTTGCCGCGCCAGCCCGCTTGACGCAGCCGGTCGAGCCCGCGGTGGTAGCCGACGCGGAAGCACGCGTACGCCTCGACCTCGTCGCGCGCGTGCTCTCCGAGTCGTGCCCAGCCGTCGAGGAACGTGGGATGACGGGCGACGACCGCCGCGACCGCGTCACGGCGTCGCGGCTCGTCGAGCGCGAGCGCGTCGTCGAGCGCGCGTCGCGCGTCCTCCGGTTCGGGCGGGAGGACCGTCTCGGGCGGCCCCTGTGAGGCGAACTGCACGGGGAGCTCGGGCACCGGGCGAATGTAGTGCCGGCTGTGACGGAGACCGTCCGCGCTCGCCGGACGGATCCGGGAGGCCCGCCGGTACCATTGTCCGGATGTCGGAGAGCACGGAGCTCGCGCCGCCCGACGTGGCCGACGGCGCGGCGGCGACGAACGGTGACACGCCGCCCGCGGCGCCGTCCGTCACGACGTTGCTGCTCGTGCGGCACGCGGTGACCGCGCAGACCGGACCGATGCTGTCGGGGCGCACGCCGGGCATCGACCTGTCGGACCAGGGCCGCGCGCAGGCGGACGCGACCGCGGAGCGGCTCGCCGCGCTGCCGATCCACTCCGTGTACGCGAGCCCGATCGAGCGGACGATGCAGACCGCGGTCGCGATCGCGTCGCGCCACCGCCTCGAGGTCCGCCCGTTGCCCGGCGTGATCGAGGCCGACTACGGCGACTGGACCGGCGGCAAGCTCGCCGACCTCGCGAAGACGGACCTCTGGAAGACGGTCCAGCTCGCGCCCTCACGGGCCAGCTTCCCGCGTGGCGAGTCGCTCGCAGCGATGCAGTCGCGGATGGTCGCCGCGCTCGAAGGCGTCGCCGGCGCGCACGCGGGGAAGATGGTCGTCGTGGTGTCGCACGCGGATCCGATCAAGGCGGCGATCGCCCACTACACCGGCGTGCACCTCGACCTGTTCCAGCGGATCGTCGTGTCGCCCGCGTCGGTCACTGCGCTCGCGCTGTCACCGCACGGCGCGGCGTTGCTGAAGTGCAACGACACCGGTGGCCTCGCGGACCTGGTACCCGACACGCCCCCGGCCGAGGACGGGCGGGACGCCGCGAAAGAGGTGAGTGATGGGTGACGTGATCGAGCTCGACCCCGTCGACACGCTCGGTGCCGGCGCGATCGGCCGTCCCGGCGAGCGCTCGTTCTTCATCCAGGCGGGTAAGGACGGCGCGCGTCTCACCGTGCTCGTGGAGAAGGAGCAGGTCGCGCTGCTCGCGACGGAGGCGGTCGCGTTCCTCGATCGGCTCGCGGACGACTTCCCCGACGAGGGCGTCGAGCCCGACGCATCGGAGGCGGAGGTGCACGAGCCCGCGATCCCGTTGTTCCGCGCCCGCATGATCGGTCTCGGCTTCGAGCCGGATCGCCGGCTCGTGCTCCTCGAGCTGCGCGAGAACTCGGACGAGGACGAGGACGAGGAGGACGCCGACGACGAGGTCGACCGCGACGACGACGGCTTCGTCGCGCGCATCTACGCCACGCGCTCGCAGGTGCGTGCGATGGCCGCGCGCGGCGCGGCGGCGGTGGCCGCGGGACGTCCGACGTGCCCGCTGTGCGAGCAGCCGATGGACCCGTCGGGACACCGTTGCCCCCGGTGGAACTGACGCCGCCGAGCACCGACGTCCTGCGCACCGGGGACCTCGAGGTCCTCGGGCGCATGCCGTGGTCGTCGAACGGCACGTTCCTCGGGTGCGTGCACGGCGACGACGCCGACGTCGAGGTGATCTACAAGCCGCGTCGGGGTGAGCGGCCGCTGTGGGACTTCCCGACCGGGACGCTGTGCGCGCGCGAGGTCGCGTCGTTCGAGCTGTCCGAGGCGCTCGGGTGGTCGATCGTTCCCGACACCGTGCTGCGCGACGGCCCCCTCGGCGTCGGGAGCGTGCAGCGCTTCGTCGACCACGACCCCGAGGAGCACTACTTCACGCTGCTCGAGGAGCACGCGGACGAGTTCCGCAGGTTCGCGGTGTTCGACGTGCTGGCCAACAACGCGGATCGCAAGTCCGGGCACTGCCTGCGCGCGCGTGGCGGCCGTCACGTGTGGGGCATCGACCACGGTCTGACGTTCCATCCCGGCGAGAAGCTGCGCACGGTGATCTGGGACTTCGCCGGCGAGAAGCTGACACGCGAGGCGTGCGACGCGGTCACGTCGGTGCGCGTCGCGCTCGACGGCGGGCTCGGGCGTCGGCTCGCGGACCTGCTGTCGCCGTACGAGGTCGACGCGCTCGCGTCACGGGCCGAGCAGCTGCTCCGCGCCGGCCGTCTCCCCGAGCCGGAACCCGGCTACCACTCGGTGCCCTGGCCGTTGGTCTGACGACCCACGTTCATGCGTCGCTCGTTGTCGCAGAACGACATCGAACGACGCACAAACGTTCAGGACGCGAGGTCGCCGGCGTGGTAGCGGGCCTTGCAGACGCTGCGTTGCAGCTTGCCGGACGACGTCTTCGGGATCGTCCCCGGTGCGACGAGCACGATGTCGCGCGCCGGGACGCCGACGGCGTCGCGCACGCGCTGCGCGACCGCGGACCGCACGGCGCGCACGTCGTCCGCACGTGACTCGGCCACGACCACGACCGACTCGCGACCGCGGCGCGCGTGATCGCCGAACGCGATGACGTTCCCGGCGCGTACGCCGTCGACGGACGCGACCGCGCGCTCGACGTCCTCCGGCAGCACGTTGCGGCCGCCGACGATGATGACGTCCTTGATGCGCCCGCACACGACGAGCTCACCGTCGACGAGGTACGCGAGGTCGCCGGTGCGCAGCCAGCCGTCGTGGAAGGCCGCCTCGGTCACGTCGGGTCGGCGGTAGTAGCCCGTCGTCACTGACGTGCCACGGATCTCGAGCTCGCCCACGACGCGCTCGGGGAGCGGGTCGCCGGTGACGCGGTCGACGGCGCGAATCTCGAGACCGGGCACCGGCCGTCCGAGACGCGCGAACTGCCGGACGCCATCGGGAGCCGGGTCGACCGCGATCGCCCGGCCCGCGTGCTCGAGCTCGTCACGCGACACGGTGTCGAGCGCCATGCCCGTCATCGGCTCGGGGAACGTCCCCGCGATCGTCACCTCGGCCATCCCGAACGCGCAGAACACCGCGCGCGCGTCGAAGCCGTGCGGCGCAGCCGCGCTCACGAACCGGTCGACGGTGCCGGGATCGATCGGCTCGGCACCGTTCAGCGCGATCCGCCACGCCGACAGGTCGAGGGCACCGCAGCGCGGCAGCGCGCGCGTCGCGAGCGCGTACGCGAAGTTCGGTCCGGCCGTCACGGTTCCGCGGAAGTCCGACATCCAACGGACCCAGCGCGCCGGCGACGCGAGGAAGTCCTGGGGTGCGCCGAGGACGAGCTCGGCGCCCGTCGCCATCGGGATCGTGAGGAGCCCGATCAACCCCATGTCGTGGTAGAGCGGCAGCCACGACACGCAGACGTCGTGATCCGGATCCATCGCCGCGGCCTCCGTCGCGCCGTCCATGTTCGCGAGCACGCGCGAGTGCGGGAGCATCACGCCCTTCGGATCGGCGGTCGAGCCGCTCGTGAACTGCAGGACCGCGAGCGCGTCGTGGTCGTCCTTGGGGCGGTCGTAGCTGGCGCGCTCGGAGGTGAGCGCGTCGAGCATCACGACGTCGGGGTCGTCGTCGCGGGGGTCGAGGAGCTCGGCGAGCGCGCGGTCCACGACGAGCAGGTCGACGTCGGCGTGCTGGACGCGCGTGCGCGTGGCGGCGACGAACTCGTCGATGGACGCGAGCCTCATCGGCAGCGGCAGCATGACGACCGTCGCGCCCGCGAGCCACGTCGCCTGGATCGTGGTGACCAGCGGGCGCGAGGTCGGACCGAGCATCGCGACGTGGGCGCCCGGGCCGACGCCGCGCCGTTGCAGCGCGCCCGCAACGCGCCGCGCGTCCTCGTGGAGGCGCGCCCACTCGACGCGCTCGGCGCGGTACGCGTCCGTGCCTGCCGGTTCGACGAACGTGATGCCGCGGCGGGAGGTCGCGGCCTGCTCGAGGCGGTTGAGGAGGGAATCCACGTGACGTTGGACTCCCCCGAGCCGGGGCGCGTTACGGCTCGATCGCCCGGGCCGGGTCGTGGAAGAAGCGGGAGCGGGGGAGGACCAGGTCGGCACCGTCGTCGACGGCGCGCCGCGCGGTGTCCTCGTCGACGTGGGGCACGAAGCCCACGATCCGGGCGGCCGGCACGATCTCACGCACCGCGGTCAGCGAGTCGGCATGGCGCGCGAGGTCGACGACCACGACGTCGGCGCCGGCGCATCCGTCCGGCGTGCGCACGAACGACGCGCCAGGGACGGCCTCCTCGAGCCGTGAACGGTCCATCAGGTCCCCGACGAGAGCAGCGACGCGCATCGGCGGCGATCGTACGAGCAACAGCACGGCCGACCCGGCGACGGCCGCGACGCACGACGCCGCGAAGATCGCGATCTTCGCGTCGGCGAGGAGCGCGCTCCCTTCGAACGCGAGCTCGGCGACGAACAGCGAGACGGTGAAGCCGATCCCGGCGAGGCCGCCCGCTCCCACGACGTGCGCGCGCCCGACGCCTCGCGGCAGTCGCAGCCCGCACCCAACAGCGAGGAACGTCGCGCCCACGATGCCGATCGGCTTGCCGAGAACGAGCCCGGTCAGCACACCGAGCCCGACGCCGTGCGTGAGCGACGCGCGAACGGCGTGGGCGTCAAGGGCGATGCCGGCGTTCGCGAGCGCGAACAACGGGACGACGAGGAAGCTCGTCCACGGGTGCAGCCGCGTCTCGAGCCGTTCGAGGACGTCGTGCTCGTGGTCCGCGCCGGCCGGTGTCAGGAGTCCCAGCGCGACGCCCGCGATGGTCGCGTGCACACCGCTGTTCACCATCGCCACCCAGACCCCGATGGCGAACGGCACGTATGCGATCGGCGCGCGGACCCGTGTGCGCATGAGCGCGATCACGCACAGGCCGGCGACCGCGCCCGCGAGCCACGTCCACGAGATCGCGCTCGCGTAGAACACCGCGATCACGACGATCGCGCCGACGTCGTCGACGATCGCGAGCGTCAACAGGAACACGCGCAGGTTCGCCGGCGCGTGTCGTCCGAGGATCGCCAGCACGCCGACGACGAGCGCGATGTCGGTCGCCATGGGCACGCCCCACCCGTGGCCGCCGGACCCGCCCGCCGTCCACGCCGCGAAGATCAGCGCGGGGACGACCATCCCGCCGAGCGCGGCGATCGCCGGCACGGCCGCCGTGCGCGGGTCGCGCAGCTCCCCGTGCACGAGCTCCCGCTTGATCTCGAGGCCGACCACGAAGAAGAAGACGACCATCAGGCCGTCGTTCACCCAGTGCTGCAGCGTCTGGTCGATCGAGCTGCGGGGCGTGCCGAGGCTGACCTCGAAGTGCCAGAGCGCGTCGTACGAATGCGACCACGGGCCGTTCGCCCAGGCGAGCGCGACGACGACCGCGACGACGAGCGCGACACCGCCCGCGGCCTCCGTCCGGAGGAACTCGAGGACAGGCGTCAGGAGTCGGCGGGTCGGCGTGGCCACGGGCGTCTCGCGTGCGCGACGGGGACGGACGCCGACCAGGCTTCCCGGCACACCCTGTGCAGCAGGGTACCGCCGCGCGCTTGCGGGTCAGCACCGTCTGGGACAAGGTCGTGCCTTGCCAGGCAGGGCGGAGTGGATCGGCGCGCGCGAAATGCGAGACGAGCGTGCGGCACGTTGGTGGGGACGAGCACCGTCGCCGTTCGCCGCCGGTGTCGCCGCGATCACCGCGCTCGCCGTCGCCGTGCGCGTCGGTTACGTGCTCGTCGTCCGGCGGGGCGAGCCGTTCGGGTTGGACTCCGTCTCGTACTGGCTGCTCGGCAAGAACCTCGCGACGGGCCGCGGGTACGCCGATCCGTCGGCCTTGCTCGCGTACATCCACACGAACAAGCCGACCGCGGGATTCCCCCCACTGTTCCCGGGCGTGCTCGCCGCGTTCCGGGTGCTCGGGGTCGGAACGGTGCGGAGCGGAGCGGTCGCGGCCGCGGTGGTGGCGTGCGCGACGGTCCCGCTGGTCGCCGTGCTCGGCCGCCGGCTCCTCGGCGCACGCGTCGGGCTCGCCGCCGCGGCGGCCGTCGCCGTCTGGCCGTTCCTCGTCGCGAGCGACGGCTCGCTGATGTCCGAGACGCTCGCGGTCCCGTTGACGACGGCCGCGGTGCTCGCGACGGTGTGGGCCGCAGAGCGACGCAGCCTCCGCCGATGGGCGGTCGTCGGGCTGCTGTTCGGGCTGTCGTCGCTCGCGAGGAGCGAGGCACCGGTCGTCGCCGTGTGCGTCGTCGGGGTGACGCTGCTCGCGGCACGCGGCGTGCCGGTCCGCCACCGGCTCGCAGCCGCGACGGTCGCGGCTTCGGTCGCGGTGCTCGTGATCACACCGTGGGCGGTGTACGTCGTGCGCGACGTGGGTTCGTCGGCGCTGCTGTCGAGCAACAGCGCGCGAACGCTCGCCGGAGCGAACTGCCCGACGACGTTCCGCGGGTCGCGGATCGGGCTGTGGGACATCGCGTGCACACCCGTCGTCGACGATCTCCGCACGGACGAGGAGATGGCCGCGCGGCTGGGGCGGAAGCAGGCCCAGCGTTACGTGAGCCGGCATGTCTTCCGCGTGCCGCTCGTCGTCGGCGTGCGCGTCGCGCGGACGTTCGGGCTCTACGCCCCTCGTCAGCAACGCGACTTCGAGGTCGTCGAGTCACGCGACCGTACCTGGCAGTGGTTCGCGTGGTGGTCCTACCTCGCGGTGCTCCCCGTCGCGGCAACGGGGCTCGTGCTGATGATCCGCCGCCGGGTCGCGGTCGCGCCGGTGCTCGGCGTGCTGCTCGGTGTCGTCGCGGTCAGTGTCGTCACGTACGGCAACCAGCGGTTCCGGCTCGTCGCCGAACCCGAGATCCTGCTCGCCGCGGTCGCGGCTGTGGCGCTCTGGCGGCGACCGGTGCCCGGTCAGGTCGTCGCGACGAGTCCCGGCGCAGGCATGGCGGTCTCGGGCCAGCGCTGACGCGACTTCTTCGCGAGCTTGTGCATCAGCGCGATGGCGTCGGGGTCGTCGTCACCCGGTCGCGTCTCGATCCACCCGTCGCGCAGCATGCTCTCCATCAGCTCGCGGCCGGTGTCGGTGCGGACGATCGTGAGCGTCCAGTCGTTGAACTTGCCGATGCCGCCGGTCGAGATGTCGGCGTGCTCGGCCGCGAAGTCCGGGCACAGCTTGCAGCCCTCGCGCGTCCACTGGTGGCACTCCTTGAGCGGTACCTCGTGGTAGTCGCCGTTGTGCATCCAGATCTGCAGCCGGCCCTTGATGTTCATCTTCTTGATGTCGGCGCGCTTCAGCCCGTACTTCGCGTCGAGCAGCTCGTCGAAGATCGCATCGTCGAACGTCTTCGAGCAGAGCAGGCCGATGTTGAGCGAGAGCCGCCGCCCGACCTTCCCCGCCTTGCGCTGCTTCATCACCGGCGGCACCGACGACTGGCAGCTCATGCCGACGAGCGCGATGCGCTCGGCGCCCTGCTCGATCGCGTCGTTGTACGCGAGCGTGTTCGCGGAGTACGTGTAGCGGCTGCCCGCCGCCGCGATGACGTCCTCCTTGGTGCGTGCCACGCCCGGGACCGCCTTCCAGGTCGACCCGTCACCCTCGAGGTAGCTCACGAGCGCGGCATCGATCACGTCGTGCTCGAGCGCATAGAGGAGGATCGCCGACACGAGCCCGCCGTCCTGGCCGACCTCGTGCAGGACCGGGTCGGCCGCCTTCGCGAGGCAGACGTCCTTGAAGATGCCCGACAGCTCGTCGGGCCGGCGGGCGCGGCCGAACATGAACTCGTCGATCTCGGGCTCCCACGCGCGGAACCGTGGGCACGCGCGCGTGCACGACGTGCAGCCGCGCTCGCCGTGGCTGCAGTCGCCGGGGCCGCCGTAGTCCTCGAACTGGAACGGCTTGTAGATCCCCTCGTCGTCGCGGTAGCCGAGGACGTCGTGCGGACAGGCGATCACGCAGCCCGCGCAGCCGGTGCACAGCCCGCTGGTGACGACTTCCTCGTAGAGATGCTTCCAGTGCAGCTTCTCGGGGGGCATTGCCCTTCTCCTGAGGTGGTCCGTCCCTGACCGGTGGATCCGTGGGGCGACGAGGGTCGGTGAGTCTCGCACGGGCGCACCGTCCGTGGCGAAGGCAGGACGAACGAACTCTGGTCACTGTGATTACATCGCGGGCGGTGAGCAGCGAGAAGCCGTGGGGCGCGCCGGCACCGCCGCCGGCGTGGGGCCCCGGCGGGCAACCTCCGTACCCGGCCGCGTACCCACCCGGCTACGGCGCGGGCGGGTACCCGCCGTACCCGGGGATGCCGTACGCGCGCCAGACCGAGGGCATGGCGATCGGCGCGCTGATCTGCGCGATCGGGTCGTTCGTCGTGTGCCCCGTCGTGCTCGCCGTCGTCGCGCTCGTGCTCGCGCAGCACGCGCGCAACCACATCGACGCCGCCCAGGGCCGGCTGACGGGCACGGGGCTCGTGACCGCGGCGCGGGTGATCGCGTGGATCCACCTCGCGCTGTTCGCGCTGTTGCTCGCCGGGATCATCGCCTTCGGGTTGGTGGTCGGCACCCGCGGATAGCCCGGGATCCCGCCCGCCCGTGGCGCCGCACGGTGTCGGCACCGCTACGCTTCGCCGAACGTCCGAGCGGGAGACAGGCGTGGCGAAGATCAGCGACATCCTGCGCCGGGGCACCAGCTACTCGTTCGAGTTCTTCCCGCCCCGCACCCCGGCCGCGGAGGCCACGCTCGCCCGGGCGCTCGCGGAGCTCGAGCCGCTCGGCCCGTCGTACGTCTCGGTCACCTACGGCGCGGGCGGCTCGACCCGGGAGCGCACGCACGAGCTCGTCGTCCAGATCCTGCACGACACGAGCATCGTCCCCATGGCCCATCTCACGTGTGTCGGGCACACCCGTGCCGAGCTGGCCGACATCGTGCGGCGCTACGGCGACGCGGGGATCGAGAACATCCTCGCTCTCGGCGGCGATCCGCCCGCCGGTGCCGACCTCCCGCCCGGTGAGCTCGAGCACTCCATCGACCTCGTCCGGCTCGTGCGCGAGACGGGCGACTTCGCGATCGGCGTCGCCGCGCACCCCGAGCCGCACCCGCGCTCGCCGAGCAAGGAGTCGGACCGCTACTACACGGCCGCGAAGCTCGCCGAGGCGGACTTCGCGATCACGCAGTTCTTCTTCGAACCCGAGCACTACTTCGACCTCGTCGACGGGCTGCGCGCGCACGGCGTCGACAAGCCGGTCGTGGCGGGCATCATGCCCGTCGAGAGCCTGAGCGCGATCACGCGCATGTCGAAGCTCCAGGGGTCCGAGTTCCCGCAGTGGCTCGAACGGAAGCTGCGTGCCGTCGGCGACGACCCCGACGCGGTACGCGCCGTCGGTGTCGAGGAGGCGACGAAGCTGTGTCGCGCGCTCCTCGACGGCGGCGCGCCCGGGTTGCACTTCTACACGCTGAACCGGTCGACCGCGACGCGCGAGATCTACGCCAACCTCGGGCTCACACCGGCGCGCTGAGCTTCGGCGTCCTTCGCGCGCAGCCACTGCCACGCGCGGACCAACGCGGTCGCGGCACCGATCGCGAGCGCGCACTCGGCGGGCGCGCGGAAGCGCGTG
Proteins encoded in this window:
- the gmd gene encoding GDP-mannose 4,6-dehydratase — encoded protein: MKRALITGITGQDGRYLSDFLTGKGYQVFGVVRGQNNPKAQLVQDENPSLELVEGDLRDLSSLIALVEQVQPDEVYNLGAISFVQLSFKQADLTAEITGLGVLRMLEAVRIVGGTDRNPIRFYQASSSEMFGKVRETPQNEMTPFHPRSPYGVAKVFGHHITVNYREAYGLHASSGILFNHESPRRGLEFVTRKITNSLARIKLGMQNNISLGNIDSARDWGFAGDYVEAMWLMLQQDEPDDYVVATGETHTVREFLDVAFRCAGYDDWKPFVKHDERFERPAEVDLLMGDASKARAKLGWKPRVNFDELVRMMYESDLAEEGGGR
- a CDS encoding DUF3151 domain-containing protein yields the protein MPELPVQFASQGPPETVLPPEPEDARRALDDALALDEPRRRDAVAAVVARHPTFLDGWARLGEHARDEVEAYACFRVGYHRGLDRLRQAGWRGNGYVRWDHETNRGFLRSLDGLRRAAGAIGETDEEQRCADFLRQLDPGWPPPGD
- a CDS encoding MSMEG_4193 family putative phosphomutase produces the protein MSESTELAPPDVADGAAATNGDTPPAAPSVTTLLLVRHAVTAQTGPMLSGRTPGIDLSDQGRAQADATAERLAALPIHSVYASPIERTMQTAVAIASRHRLEVRPLPGVIEADYGDWTGGKLADLAKTDLWKTVQLAPSRASFPRGESLAAMQSRMVAALEGVAGAHAGKMVVVVSHADPIKAAIAHYTGVHLDLFQRIVVSPASVTALALSPHGAALLKCNDTGGLADLVPDTPPAEDGRDAAKEVSDG
- a CDS encoding DUF3090 family protein, with protein sequence MGDVIELDPVDTLGAGAIGRPGERSFFIQAGKDGARLTVLVEKEQVALLATEAVAFLDRLADDFPDEGVEPDASEAEVHEPAIPLFRARMIGLGFEPDRRLVLLELRENSDEDEDEEDADDEVDRDDDGFVARIYATRSQVRAMAARGAAAVAAGRPTCPLCEQPMDPSGHRCPRWN
- a CDS encoding SCO1664 family protein, coding for MELTPPSTDVLRTGDLEVLGRMPWSSNGTFLGCVHGDDADVEVIYKPRRGERPLWDFPTGTLCAREVASFELSEALGWSIVPDTVLRDGPLGVGSVQRFVDHDPEEHYFTLLEEHADEFRRFAVFDVLANNADRKSGHCLRARGGRHVWGIDHGLTFHPGEKLRTVIWDFAGEKLTREACDAVTSVRVALDGGLGRRLADLLSPYEVDALASRAEQLLRAGRLPEPEPGYHSVPWPLV
- a CDS encoding AMP-binding protein; translation: MDSLLNRLEQAATSRRGITFVEPAGTDAYRAERVEWARLHEDARRVAGALQRRGVGPGAHVAMLGPTSRPLVTTIQATWLAGATVVMLPLPMRLASIDEFVAATRTRVQHADVDLLVVDRALAELLDPRDDDPDVVMLDALTSERASYDRPKDDHDALAVLQFTSGSTADPKGVMLPHSRVLANMDGATEAAAMDPDHDVCVSWLPLYHDMGLIGLLTIPMATGAELVLGAPQDFLASPARWVRWMSDFRGTVTAGPNFAYALATRALPRCGALDLSAWRIALNGAEPIDPGTVDRFVSAAAPHGFDARAVFCAFGMAEVTIAGTFPEPMTGMALDTVSRDELEHAGRAIAVDPAPDGVRQFARLGRPVPGLEIRAVDRVTGDPLPERVVGELEIRGTSVTTGYYRRPDVTEAAFHDGWLRTGDLAYLVDGELVVCGRIKDVIIVGGRNVLPEDVERAVASVDGVRAGNVIAFGDHARRGRESVVVVAESRADDVRAVRSAVAQRVRDAVGVPARDIVLVAPGTIPKTSSGKLQRSVCKARYHAGDLAS
- the nhaA gene encoding Na+/H+ antiporter NhaA yields the protein MATPTRRLLTPVLEFLRTEAAGGVALVVAVVVALAWANGPWSHSYDALWHFEVSLGTPRSSIDQTLQHWVNDGLMVVFFFVVGLEIKRELVHGELRDPRTAAVPAIAALGGMVVPALIFAAWTAGGSGGHGWGVPMATDIALVVGVLAILGRHAPANLRVFLLTLAIVDDVGAIVVIAVFYASAISWTWLAGAVAGLCVIALMRTRVRAPIAYVPFAIGVWVAMVNSGVHATIAGVALGLLTPAGADHEHDVLERLETRLHPWTSFLVVPLFALANAGIALDAHAVRASLTHGVGLGVLTGLVLGKPIGIVGATFLAVGCGLRLPRGVGRAHVVGAGGLAGIGFTVSLFVAELAFEGSALLADAKIAIFAASCVAAVAGSAVLLLVRSPPMRVAALVGDLMDRSRLEEAVPGASFVRTPDGCAGADVVVVDLARHADSLTAVREIVPAARIVGFVPHVDEDTARRAVDDGADLVLPRSRFFHDPARAIEP
- a CDS encoding glycosyltransferase family 39 protein, with amino-acid sequence MPGRAEWIGAREMRDERAARWWGRAPSPFAAGVAAITALAVAVRVGYVLVVRRGEPFGLDSVSYWLLGKNLATGRGYADPSALLAYIHTNKPTAGFPPLFPGVLAAFRVLGVGTVRSGAVAAAVVACATVPLVAVLGRRLLGARVGLAAAAAVAVWPFLVASDGSLMSETLAVPLTTAAVLATVWAAERRSLRRWAVVGLLFGLSSLARSEAPVVAVCVVGVTLLAARGVPVRHRLAAATVAASVAVLVITPWAVYVVRDVGSSALLSSNSARTLAGANCPTTFRGSRIGLWDIACTPVVDDLRTDEEMAARLGRKQAQRYVSRHVFRVPLVVGVRVARTFGLYAPRQQRDFEVVESRDRTWQWFAWWSYLAVLPVAATGLVLMIRRRVAVAPVLGVLLGVVAVSVVTYGNQRFRLVAEPEILLAAVAAVALWRRPVPGQVVATSPGAGMAVSGQR
- a CDS encoding Coenzyme F420 hydrogenase/dehydrogenase, beta subunit C-terminal domain — its product is MPPEKLHWKHLYEEVVTSGLCTGCAGCVIACPHDVLGYRDDEGIYKPFQFEDYGGPGDCSHGERGCTSCTRACPRFRAWEPEIDEFMFGRARRPDELSGIFKDVCLAKAADPVLHEVGQDGGLVSAILLYALEHDVIDAALVSYLEGDGSTWKAVPGVARTKEDVIAAAGSRYTYSANTLAYNDAIEQGAERIALVGMSCQSSVPPVMKQRKAGKVGRRLSLNIGLLCSKTFDDAIFDELLDAKYGLKRADIKKMNIKGRLQIWMHNGDYHEVPLKECHQWTREGCKLCPDFAAEHADISTGGIGKFNDWTLTIVRTDTGRELMESMLRDGWIETRPGDDDPDAIALMHKLAKKSRQRWPETAMPAPGLVATT
- a CDS encoding methylenetetrahydrofolate reductase; its protein translation is MAKISDILRRGTSYSFEFFPPRTPAAEATLARALAELEPLGPSYVSVTYGAGGSTRERTHELVVQILHDTSIVPMAHLTCVGHTRAELADIVRRYGDAGIENILALGGDPPAGADLPPGELEHSIDLVRLVRETGDFAIGVAAHPEPHPRSPSKESDRYYTAAKLAEADFAITQFFFEPEHYFDLVDGLRAHGVDKPVVAGIMPVESLSAITRMSKLQGSEFPQWLERKLRAVGDDPDAVRAVGVEEATKLCRALLDGGAPGLHFYTLNRSTATREIYANLGLTPAR